From one Trifolium pratense cultivar HEN17-A07 linkage group LG1, ARS_RC_1.1, whole genome shotgun sequence genomic stretch:
- the LOC123892788 gene encoding proline-rich protein 2-like, protein MLPKGPVPPSGPSGGISASPPPLHHPKNLYFGMLPKGPVPPSRPSGGISASPPPLHHPTNLNFGMLPKGPVPPSRPSGGISASPPPLHHPTNLNFGMLPKGPVPPSRPSGGISASPPPLHHPTNLNFGMLPKGSVPPSGPSGGISASPPPLYHPTNLYFGMLPKGPVPPSAPSKGSSDSPAPPSRV, encoded by the coding sequence atGTTGCCAAAAGGGCCAGTTCCGCCATCGGGACCTAGCGGAGGAATTTCTGCCTCTCCACCTCCACTACATCAtccaaaaaatttatattttggaatgCTGCCAAAAGGGCCAGTTCCGCCATCAAGACCTAGCGGAGGAATTTCTGCCTCTCCACCTCCACTACATCATCCAACAAACTTGAATTTTGGAATGCTGCCAAAAGGGCCAGTTCCGCCATCAAGACCTAGCGGAGGAATTTCTGCCTCTCCACCTCCACTACATCATCCAACAAACTTGAATTTTGGAATGCTGCCAAAAGGGCCAGTTCCGCCATCAAGACCCAGCGGAGGAATTTCTGCCTCTCCACCTCCACTACATCATCCAACAAACTTGAATTTTGGAATGCTGCCAAAAGGGTCAGTTCCGCCATCAGGACCTAGCGGAGGAATTTCTGCCTCTCCACCTCCACTATATCATccaacaaatttatattttggaatgCTGCCAAAAGGCCCTGTTCCACCATCAGCACCGAGCAAAGGCTCTTCTGATTCTCCTGCTCCACCAAGTCGTGtttaa